The Luteolibacter flavescens genomic sequence CCTCGCGCTTTAGCCGCAGCTCCCGCCATTCATTGACCAGCCGGCTCGCCTCGATGACGCCGCAGCCCGCCGGGAGGATGACCTCGCGATCTTGCCACCATAGCCCGCGGATGGCCACGATGGCATGGAAATCACCGTCCACGATCGCTCCAAAGGGCGCACCGAAATCTTCCGGCGTCCCGAGCCTGCGACGCCAGCCGATGAGCTGCCTCAGCGTCTCCGGTGTGCGGGGCAGGGGGCCAAGAGCGGGCGTCGGGTGAAGCCGGCGAAGCAATTGCGCAGGGCTTTCCTCTCCCGTGAGATCGACCTCGATGGGCGTGTGGAAGTGGACGATGGAGCCGAGCTGCAGGATGCCGCGCGGCCCGCGCCGGACCTCGCCGATGTCGCCGAGTTTTGCCACCAGGGATTGCGCGACGTACTCGTGCTCGCGGATCTCCTTCTCATCCACGGCCAGCACGTCGCGCTCTTCGGTGCGGGCGGTGCCTGCCAGCGCCATCGTCTTCAGGACGCCGCCGGTGACGGAGAGCAGCAGCTCCGGCGATGCCCCGGCGAACCCGGAGACGCCATCCG encodes the following:
- a CDS encoding chorismate-binding protein: MITDSIAFLDLPDGRSLVGRGPFTPSAKPPQEGVAFYRNDFGLGAAEPWLVPDRWEIASHGEVASLIGMAGGSPACTWEAPEASDFSLVFQEISAAIRGGTFEKTVPVVVERGTLEEAPGHRLLATAAGSSGPLLGYGFSDGVSGFAGASPELLLSVTGGVLKTMALAGTARTEERDVLAVDEKEIREHEYVAQSLVAKLGDIGEVRRGPRGILQLGSIVHFHTPIEVDLTGEESPAQLLRRLHPTPALGPLPRTPETLRQLIGWRRRLGTPEDFGAPFGAIVDGDFHAIVAIRGLWWQDREVILPAGCGVIEASRLVNEWRELRLKREAVKARFGL